The proteins below come from a single Nostoc sp. KVJ3 genomic window:
- a CDS encoding alkene reductase has product MTTDINLFSPYQLGNLELPNRIVMAPLTRNRAGQGNVPYELNATYYAQRASAGLIIAEATQVTPEGQGYPATPGIHSPEQVEGWKLVTDAVHREGGRIFLQLWHVGRISHPDLQPNGVLPVAPSAIAPKGEAATYEGPKPFVTPRALETSEIPQIVEQYRQGAANALAAGFDGVEIHSANGYLIDQFLRDRTNQRTDKYGGDIENRARFLLEVTEAVTSVWDSNRVGVRLSPSGTFNDMGDSNPLETFGYAAQALNRFNLAYLHIYEATEADIKHGGIIVPTSHIRDRFTGTLIVNGGYTREKGDAVLANKAADLVAFGTLFISNPDLPRRLALNAPLNEPNQATFYGGGEKGYTDYPFWSAANQAVAKA; this is encoded by the coding sequence ATGACTACTGATATCAATTTATTCTCTCCTTATCAATTAGGGAATCTTGAACTACCTAATCGGATAGTAATGGCACCCTTAACTCGAAATAGGGCAGGTCAGGGAAACGTACCATACGAACTGAATGCTACTTACTACGCTCAACGTGCTTCTGCCGGACTGATTATTGCCGAAGCAACACAGGTAACTCCTGAAGGACAGGGTTATCCTGCTACACCAGGAATTCATTCACCAGAACAGGTTGAGGGATGGAAGCTAGTAACCGATGCCGTACATCGGGAGGGAGGGAGAATTTTTCTGCAACTATGGCATGTAGGCAGAATTTCTCACCCAGACTTACAACCCAATGGAGTTTTACCTGTAGCACCTTCTGCCATTGCTCCGAAAGGTGAGGCTGCAACTTATGAGGGGCCAAAACCCTTTGTTACTCCCCGTGCTTTAGAAACTTCAGAAATACCGCAGATAGTTGAACAGTACCGTCAGGGAGCGGCAAATGCTCTAGCGGCTGGGTTTGATGGGGTAGAAATTCACTCAGCTAATGGTTATTTAATAGATCAATTTCTCCGCGATCGCACCAATCAACGTACAGATAAATATGGGGGTGATATTGAAAATCGCGCCCGATTCCTGTTAGAGGTGACAGAGGCGGTAACTAGTGTATGGGATTCTAACCGAGTTGGGGTACGTTTATCTCCCAGTGGAACTTTTAATGATATGGGTGACTCCAACCCCCTGGAGACATTTGGTTATGCGGCTCAAGCGTTGAACCGATTTAATTTGGCATATCTGCATATTTATGAGGCAACAGAGGCAGATATTAAACATGGCGGGATAATTGTACCCACCAGTCATATCCGCGATCGCTTTACAGGTACACTCATCGTCAATGGTGGTTATACCCGTGAAAAAGGCGATGCAGTGCTGGCAAACAAAGCAGCAGATTTAGTTGCCTTTGGTACATTATTTATATCAAATCCAGATTTACCCCGACGCTTGGCTTTGAATGCACCACTCAATGAACCAAATCAAGCAACCTTTTATGGTGGCGGTGAAAAAGGATATACAGACTATCCATTTTGGTCAGCGGCTAATCAGGCAGTAGCTAAGGCGTAA
- a CDS encoding SDR family NAD(P)-dependent oxidoreductase, translating into MDLKLSGKSALVSGSTAGIGFAIAQALAQEGASVIVNGRSEERVTKAIAKIKQSTPDAKVSGVVADAGTASGLEELFQKVPHVDILINNVGMYEPKAFFDITDEDWLKIFEVNVLSGVRLSRQYLQKQLKQNWGRIIFISSESGIQIPVEMIHYGTTKTAQLAIARGLAEMTVGTGVTVNSVLPGPTRSEGVEDFITKLAQKNGITPADVEAEFFQNIRPSSLIKRFATNEEVAAIVVYLSSPVASATNGAALRVDGGVIRSIV; encoded by the coding sequence ATGGACTTAAAATTATCTGGTAAATCCGCGTTGGTAAGTGGCTCAACGGCAGGTATTGGTTTTGCGATCGCTCAAGCGCTGGCTCAAGAGGGTGCGTCAGTGATTGTCAACGGTCGTTCTGAAGAACGAGTAACCAAAGCGATCGCTAAAATTAAGCAAAGTACACCTGACGCGAAGGTTTCTGGTGTTGTTGCTGACGCAGGTACTGCATCAGGGTTAGAGGAGCTTTTTCAAAAAGTTCCTCACGTTGATATCCTCATTAACAACGTCGGGATGTATGAGCCAAAAGCCTTTTTTGATATTACTGACGAAGATTGGTTAAAGATATTTGAGGTTAACGTCCTCAGTGGAGTCCGTTTAAGTCGGCAATATCTGCAAAAGCAGCTAAAACAAAACTGGGGGCGGATAATTTTTATCTCCAGCGAATCTGGTATTCAGATCCCAGTGGAAATGATTCACTACGGTACAACGAAGACAGCACAGCTTGCCATTGCCAGAGGTTTAGCAGAAATGACTGTCGGCACTGGAGTCACGGTAAACTCCGTCCTTCCAGGGCCAACACGCTCAGAAGGTGTGGAAGATTTTATCACCAAACTGGCACAGAAAAATGGTATTACTCCAGCAGACGTTGAGGCTGAGTTTTTTCAGAATATACGTCCAAGTTCCCTAATCAAACGTTTTGCAACTAATGAAGAAGTCGCAGCGATCGTAGTTTACCTTTCTAGTCCTGTAGCTTCAGCAACTAATGGCGCAGCTTTGCGGGTAGATGGTGGCGTAATTCGCTCGATTGTTTAG
- the trxA gene encoding thioredoxin — protein MSSITNVTEATFKQEVLESEIPVLVDFWAPWCGPCRMVGPVVDEVAAEYEGQVKFVKLNTDQNPTVASHYGIRSIPTLMVFKGGRQVDTVVGAVPKTTLNKTLAQHL, from the coding sequence ATGTCATCCATTACAAATGTCACAGAAGCCACATTCAAGCAAGAAGTCTTGGAAAGTGAAATTCCGGTTTTAGTGGACTTTTGGGCACCGTGGTGCGGCCCTTGCCGGATGGTTGGCCCAGTGGTCGATGAAGTTGCTGCGGAATATGAAGGACAGGTAAAATTCGTGAAGCTGAACACAGATCAAAATCCTACTGTTGCCAGCCATTATGGAATTCGCAGCATCCCGACGCTGATGGTTTTTAAGGGAGGTCGGCAGGTCGATACTGTCGTAGGGGCCGTCCCAAAAACCACCTTGAATAAGACCTTAGCACAGCATCTTTAA
- a CDS encoding ArsR/SmtB family transcription factor, translating to MRFLYHPDKKNISLPGVLYALGDPVRLEIVRLLATEGEQCCAKFDFAIAKSTMSNHFKILRESGIVLTRKEGTHHINVLRREDLEMLFPGLLDAVLKAAQPLPVSPVSGKEIASRI from the coding sequence ATGAGATTTCTTTATCATCCAGATAAAAAAAATATTTCTTTACCGGGAGTGTTGTATGCATTGGGCGATCCAGTGCGGCTAGAGATTGTACGGCTGCTGGCGACTGAGGGGGAACAATGCTGTGCCAAGTTTGATTTTGCGATCGCTAAGTCTACGATGTCAAATCATTTTAAGATTTTACGGGAGTCTGGGATAGTCCTTACACGTAAAGAAGGGACACACCATATTAATGTACTGCGGCGTGAAGATTTAGAGATGCTGTTTCCAGGGTTGCTGGATGCGGTATTGAAAGCTGCTCAACCATTGCCTGTTAGCCCTGTGAGTGGTAAAGAGATAGCTTCCAGGATTTAG
- a CDS encoding glycosyltransferase produces the protein MGVIVLGLVLLSLTIWLGLLCFRGQFWRTDQQLEAETLDTTSLESFPVVCAVVPARNEAELLPTTLRSLLLQDYPGYFNVFLVDDRSTDRTANFAEGVAHAIGKPQQLHIISGELLPSGWSGKLWAVEQGINSASKFAPDYFLLTDADIEHDPGNLRRLVAKAVQEDLDMVSVMVRLRCDSFWEKLLIPAFVFFFQKLYPFRWVNNPNNLTAAAAGGSILIRREALERIGGIQVIRQALIDDCALAQAVKQSRGDEGELFNKFLTQCPVPNSQSPIPNQGRIWLGLSTLTRSLRPYDSLATIWDMVARTAYTQLNYSPLLLLGTLVGMPLIYLVPPVCVILGAVWGSWAIALTGLLGWLLMAFAYYPTIRFYKCSPWLAFSLPAIAFLYTLMTLDSALQHWQGRGGAWKGRVYPSSDNL, from the coding sequence ATGGGTGTAATTGTATTAGGATTAGTGCTGTTATCCTTGACAATTTGGTTGGGATTACTGTGTTTTCGGGGACAATTTTGGCGCACAGACCAGCAATTAGAGGCAGAGACGTTGGATACAACATCTCTAGAATCGTTTCCTGTGGTTTGTGCCGTCGTCCCAGCCCGTAATGAAGCTGAATTACTACCAACCACGTTGCGATCGCTCCTACTGCAAGACTATCCTGGTTATTTCAACGTGTTTTTGGTAGACGATCGCAGTACAGACCGGACAGCAAATTTCGCCGAAGGGGTTGCACACGCTATCGGTAAACCCCAGCAATTGCACATTATTTCAGGCGAATTACTACCTTCTGGTTGGTCGGGCAAACTTTGGGCAGTTGAGCAAGGTATAAATAGTGCTAGTAAATTCGCACCTGACTATTTTTTACTGACTGACGCAGATATCGAACACGATCCTGGTAATCTCCGCCGCCTCGTAGCCAAAGCTGTCCAAGAAGATTTAGACATGGTTTCGGTAATGGTGCGACTTAGGTGTGACAGCTTTTGGGAAAAACTTTTGATTCCAGCTTTCGTCTTTTTCTTCCAAAAACTCTATCCTTTTCGCTGGGTGAATAATCCCAACAATCTCACGGCAGCCGCCGCCGGGGGATCTATTCTGATTCGCCGTGAAGCTTTAGAGCGAATCGGGGGTATTCAAGTCATTCGCCAAGCTTTAATTGATGATTGCGCCCTAGCTCAAGCTGTTAAGCAGAGTCGGGGAGATGAGGGAGAATTATTTAACAAGTTTCTTACCCAATGCCCAGTACCCAATTCCCAATCCCCAATCCCTAATCAAGGGCGTATCTGGCTAGGATTGAGTACCTTGACTCGGAGTTTACGTCCTTATGATTCGCTGGCAACAATTTGGGATATGGTTGCTCGTACTGCCTATACCCAACTCAATTATTCTCCATTACTACTATTGGGTACTTTGGTGGGAATGCCTCTGATTTATCTAGTTCCACCTGTGTGTGTAATTCTAGGTGCAGTTTGGGGTAGTTGGGCGATCGCACTTACGGGTTTATTAGGATGGCTATTAATGGCTTTCGCTTACTACCCGACGATCCGCTTTTATAAATGTTCTCCTTGGTTAGCCTTTAGTTTACCTGCGATCGCTTTTCTCTATACGTTGATGACTTTAGATTCAGCACTCCAGCACTGGCAAGGACGCGGCGGTGCTTGGAAAGGAAGAGTTTATCCCAGTTCGGATAATTTATAA
- the shc gene encoding squalene--hopene cyclase: MQTQDRVKVNQVADAIAASQQYLLSIQNQAGYWWAELESNVTITAEAVLLHKIWGTDQTRPLHKVAAYLRQEQRQHGGWELYYGDGGELSTSVEAYMALRLLDVPATDPAMIRAQAFILKRGGISKTRIFTKLHLALIGCYNWCGIPSLPPWVMLLPKAFPVNIYEMSSWARSSTVPLLIVCDRKPVFITNPTINLDELYAEGVDRVRWELPQSGDWTDLFLTLDRGFKLAESLNLVPFREEGIKAAEKWILERQEATGDWGGIIPAMLNSMLALRCLDYDRSDPIVERGLQAIDNFVIETENSYRVQPCVSPVWDTAWAIRALVESGFAPDYPAVVKAGEWLLQKQILDYGDWAVKNRQGKPGAWAFEFENRFYPDVDDSAVVVMALHLAKLPNEKIKQAAIARALNWIASMQCKPGGWAAFDLDNDQDWLNSIPYGDLKAMIDPNTADVTARVLEMLGACDLSIDSDNLERSLTYLLHEQETEGCWFGRWGVNYIYGTSGVLSALALIDPQRHKLSIERGAAWLVGCQNQDGGWGETCRSYDDPSLKGKGNSTASQTAWAIIGLIAAGEATGKLALDAIEEGIGYLVATQQADGTWFEADFTGTGFPCHFYLKYHLYQQYFPLIALGRYQTMIKKG; the protein is encoded by the coding sequence ATGCAAACACAAGACAGGGTAAAAGTCAATCAAGTTGCAGATGCGATCGCAGCTAGTCAACAATATTTGCTTTCGATTCAAAATCAGGCAGGTTACTGGTGGGCAGAGTTAGAATCTAATGTCACTATCACTGCTGAAGCCGTCCTTTTGCATAAAATCTGGGGAACTGACCAAACCAGACCTTTACACAAAGTTGCAGCATATCTGCGTCAAGAGCAACGACAGCATGGCGGCTGGGAACTTTACTATGGTGATGGTGGAGAACTCAGCACTTCAGTTGAAGCTTACATGGCGTTGAGACTGCTAGATGTGCCAGCAACCGATCCAGCGATGATTCGGGCCCAAGCCTTTATTCTCAAACGCGGTGGGATTAGCAAAACTCGGATTTTTACTAAGTTGCACTTAGCTTTGATTGGCTGCTACAACTGGTGCGGTATTCCCTCGCTACCGCCTTGGGTGATGTTGTTGCCAAAGGCTTTCCCAGTTAATATCTATGAAATGTCTAGCTGGGCGCGTTCCAGCACAGTACCATTACTGATTGTATGCGATCGCAAACCTGTTTTTATCACCAACCCAACTATCAACCTAGATGAGCTATACGCTGAAGGTGTCGATCGAGTCCGGTGGGAACTACCCCAAAGTGGTGATTGGACAGATTTATTCCTTACCCTCGATCGAGGATTCAAGTTGGCCGAAAGCCTAAATTTAGTACCTTTTCGGGAAGAAGGCATCAAAGCCGCCGAAAAATGGATTTTAGAACGGCAAGAGGCTACAGGTGACTGGGGCGGCATTATTCCGGCGATGCTGAATTCAATGTTAGCTTTGCGCTGTCTAGATTATGACCGCAGCGATCCCATTGTGGAACGAGGTTTACAAGCAATTGATAACTTTGTCATTGAAACAGAAAATAGCTACCGAGTACAACCTTGTGTCTCACCTGTTTGGGATACAGCTTGGGCGATACGTGCTTTAGTAGAATCTGGTTTTGCGCCAGATTATCCGGCTGTAGTCAAGGCTGGAGAATGGTTATTGCAAAAACAAATTTTAGATTATGGTGATTGGGCTGTAAAAAATCGCCAGGGAAAACCAGGGGCTTGGGCGTTTGAGTTTGAGAATCGCTTTTATCCCGATGTAGACGACTCGGCGGTGGTGGTGATGGCTTTACATTTGGCGAAACTCCCCAATGAAAAAATTAAACAAGCTGCGATCGCACGGGCGTTAAACTGGATTGCATCTATGCAATGCAAACCAGGCGGGTGGGCTGCCTTTGATTTGGACAACGATCAAGATTGGCTTAACTCCATCCCTTATGGTGACTTGAAAGCGATGATCGATCCAAACACCGCAGATGTTACGGCTAGAGTGCTAGAAATGCTTGGTGCTTGTGATTTGTCAATTGATAGTGATAATTTAGAGCGATCGCTGACTTATCTTCTGCACGAACAAGAAACTGAAGGCTGTTGGTTTGGTCGTTGGGGTGTAAATTATATTTACGGCACCAGTGGCGTTTTGTCAGCCTTGGCGTTAATCGATCCTCAAAGGCATAAACTCAGTATAGAGCGGGGAGCAGCCTGGTTAGTGGGATGTCAAAACCAAGATGGCGGTTGGGGTGAAACTTGCCGCAGCTATGACGATCCCAGTCTCAAAGGAAAAGGAAATAGTACTGCATCTCAAACCGCCTGGGCAATAATAGGTTTAATAGCAGCAGGTGAAGCAACTGGTAAATTAGCACTTGATGCTATTGAGGAGGGAATTGGCTATCTAGTTGCAACTCAACAGGCTGATGGTACTTGGTTTGAAGCTGACTTTACTGGTACTGGCTTCCCTTGCCATTTTTATCTTAAGTATCATCTGTATCAACAATACTTTCCTTTAATCGCTCTAGGTCGCTATCAAACAATGATTAAAAAAGGTTAA
- a CDS encoding cyanophycin synthetase: METPFITSIIQKVAEEIGAVVLVDPECSFVGLITFKNGNKTFFRTARFSINSSGSVAIAKDKSVSSFFLNNFGYKVTEGKTFFSEELCEEIVNIRNIDAGFYYAKALGFPVIVKPINLSQGIFVTKIYNKQEYYQTAKKILQKVSGFIVERFYSGNDYRIVVLDDEVVSAYQRIPLFITGDGQSNVLELMQQKQESFIKNGRKEIIDFEDYRIKKNLRRRKLNLNSVIPNNNIVYLLDNANLSTGGEAVDFTESIHPEFQKLAVSITKDMELRLAGVDILTNDITSPIVDYTIIEVNGAPSLTHYASFGEVQTKRVENLYLKVLKILENDK; encoded by the coding sequence ATGGAAACGCCATTTATAACATCAATCATTCAAAAAGTAGCCGAGGAAATAGGAGCAGTAGTTTTAGTAGATCCAGAATGCAGCTTTGTGGGACTAATTACCTTTAAAAACGGGAATAAAACTTTTTTTCGGACTGCCAGATTTAGTATTAATTCTTCTGGTTCAGTAGCAATAGCTAAAGACAAAAGTGTTTCTAGCTTTTTTCTGAATAATTTTGGCTACAAAGTTACTGAAGGAAAAACGTTTTTTAGTGAAGAGTTATGCGAAGAAATAGTTAATATCAGGAATATAGATGCGGGATTCTATTATGCCAAAGCGTTAGGATTTCCTGTAATTGTCAAACCGATTAATCTCAGTCAAGGAATATTTGTTACAAAAATTTACAATAAGCAAGAATACTATCAAACAGCCAAGAAAATCTTGCAGAAAGTCTCAGGATTTATTGTTGAAAGATTTTATAGTGGCAATGACTATAGGATTGTAGTCCTTGATGATGAAGTAGTTTCTGCATATCAAAGAATTCCCCTATTTATAACCGGAGATGGTCAATCTAATGTTTTAGAACTTATGCAACAGAAGCAGGAAAGTTTTATCAAAAACGGGAGAAAAGAAATTATAGATTTTGAAGATTACAGAATCAAGAAAAACTTGCGAAGACGAAAGCTAAATTTAAATAGTGTTATACCTAATAATAATATTGTTTACCTTTTAGATAATGCAAATTTATCGACTGGAGGTGAGGCAGTAGACTTTACAGAAAGTATTCATCCTGAATTTCAAAAATTAGCAGTAAGTATTACAAAAGATATGGAACTGAGATTAGCTGGTGTGGACATTCTTACTAATGATATAACATCACCAATAGTAGATTATACAATTATTGAAGTAAATGGCGCTCCTAGTTTAACTCACTATGCATCATTTGGTGAAGTTCAGACCAAGAGAGTAGAAAATTTATATCTTAAAGTTCTCAAAATACTTGAAAACGATAAATAA
- a CDS encoding PAS domain S-box protein yields MVIQHRYNWFKAVNFFRKQKLLALLLGIFFSISVVLLWQRFLIQTPGLLTQVVSIAGILLVITLILSICFALAMKANIQQITAINQELNHKILEQKQIEIALRSRENRLQQLLETVKVIPWELDLQTGQFTYVGPQAVDLLNYAIAQWYEKNFWVNHLHPHDQEKSVRFRQEATARCENHESEYRMLAADGRVVWLRDVVSVVEETGTPTMLRGFMFDITDLKQTEETLRLRERALAATSNGIIIADARLASNPVIYVNAAFEQITGYSANEVIGQNCRFLQRADIQQSALNELRLCIQAGRSCKVILRNYRKDGILFWNELSISPIHDENGKLSHFIGIQRDISDVYNELRLRKQAEASLHRQALTFENMHDGVIITDLTGNIIDWNPAAEAMFGYTKSEILAKHPRILHKPEVAATLNAKIFERIKQQGRWSGEINFIRKDGSERICETTVISLQDEQGETVATVGINHDITENKRAKEALQRQLHRTLLLEQITQEIRQSLDSSKIFETAATQIGQAFKVDRCLIHSFISYPTPQIPLVAEYNTLPSYCSVLKLEVPMTNNPHVERMMAQESAIASPDVYADPLLYAVEPICREIGLKSMLSIRTSYQGEPNGAIGLHQYSYFRQWTSDEIELLEAVAAQLGIALAHAHLLEQEKRQREELTLKNFALERAKRQAEAANRAKSEFLAMMSHEIRTPMNAVIGMTDLLLDTDLTPQQQDFVETVRSSGDALLTIINDILDFSKIESGKLELEEQPFDLRACVEQAISLLAAKAAQKDIELAYLIHPQVPTQIVGDMTRLRQVLMNLLNNAIKFTEHGEVILSVELGNLDRETSSLSSIPVEESQTLYEIQFAIADTGIGITPEKMERLFHPFTQADVSMTRRYGGTGLGLVISKRLSKMMGGTLWVESQGFVGGNPSPRWESRKLLSKKVERKLPDVGSSQGSTFYFTITTQMATLPEPSESSNWPVQFEGKRLLIVDDNLTTCKIISLQAESWKMETYAAKSAKEALAQLAKGVQFDIVILDMQMPEIDGITLARQIRQQSGCQNLPLVILTSLSRLETSFDFNDIQFTASLSKPIKQSQLSDVLTRVLGNQSIQANISHFPLADRYLADQLPLRILLAEDTVINQKVALLMLQKMGYSADVVTNGVEVLKTLQKQYYDVVLMDIQMPEMDGLETARRICQEWEVGLRPHIIAITANAMRGDREVYLAAGMDDYLSKPIQLQELAQALRKCPPQRSPEFTSTVKEGKVMCLELQPSQDIPEEGQKQTLKSAKIDPKILQSLRDMVRGDNVAFAELIECYLTETKKLVEGISTAIANRDAQNVWKIAHQLKSSSASVGAMALAQLCKVFEAQGDNSKLENNLELLTQLYQEYERVKTDLEKELVKEA; encoded by the coding sequence GTGGTCATACAGCACCGATATAACTGGTTCAAAGCTGTGAATTTTTTCCGCAAACAGAAATTACTAGCTCTGTTGCTAGGGATTTTCTTCTCAATCTCTGTAGTCTTACTCTGGCAAAGATTTTTAATCCAAACTCCGGGTTTGTTAACCCAAGTAGTATCAATAGCAGGTATCTTACTTGTTATTACACTGATATTATCAATCTGTTTTGCCCTAGCAATGAAAGCAAATATCCAGCAGATAACAGCAATAAATCAGGAGTTAAATCACAAGATTCTTGAACAGAAACAGATCGAAATTGCACTCCGCAGTCGCGAAAATCGTCTGCAACAATTGCTGGAAACTGTCAAAGTTATTCCTTGGGAATTAGATTTGCAAACTGGGCAGTTTACTTACGTTGGGCCGCAAGCGGTAGACTTGCTAAATTATGCGATCGCACAATGGTACGAGAAAAATTTTTGGGTCAATCATCTGCATCCACACGACCAGGAAAAGTCCGTTCGTTTTCGCCAAGAAGCAACGGCGAGGTGCGAAAACCACGAATCAGAATATCGGATGTTAGCAGCCGATGGGCGAGTTGTCTGGCTGCGAGACGTTGTTAGCGTCGTTGAGGAAACAGGAACTCCCACTATGCTGAGGGGGTTTATGTTTGACATTACTGATTTAAAGCAGACTGAAGAAACTTTGAGACTGAGGGAGAGGGCACTTGCTGCTACCAGTAATGGAATTATTATCGCTGATGCCAGACTCGCCTCTAATCCAGTTATTTACGTTAACGCTGCATTTGAGCAAATAACAGGCTACAGTGCCAATGAAGTAATTGGGCAAAACTGTCGATTCTTGCAACGTGCAGATATACAGCAATCAGCACTCAATGAACTACGTTTATGTATTCAAGCTGGAAGAAGTTGTAAAGTTATTCTCCGCAACTATCGCAAAGATGGTATCTTATTTTGGAATGAATTGAGTATTTCTCCTATTCATGACGAAAATGGGAAGTTAAGCCATTTTATTGGCATTCAGAGAGATATTAGCGATGTCTACAACGAGCTTCGTTTACGCAAGCAAGCTGAAGCTAGTCTGCATCGGCAAGCTCTCACCTTTGAAAATATGCATGATGGCGTAATTATCACAGATTTAACCGGAAATATTATTGACTGGAATCCTGCGGCTGAAGCGATGTTTGGCTATACCAAGTCCGAGATTTTGGCTAAACATCCCAGGATTTTGCATAAACCAGAAGTAGCCGCAACATTAAATGCCAAAATTTTTGAAAGAATCAAGCAGCAAGGACGCTGGTCAGGGGAAATAAACTTTATTCGCAAAGATGGTAGCGAGAGAATTTGCGAAACAACCGTAATTTCCTTACAGGATGAACAGGGGGAAACTGTTGCCACTGTTGGTATTAATCACGACATTACCGAAAACAAACGAGCTAAAGAAGCACTGCAACGGCAATTGCATCGCACCCTACTACTTGAACAAATTACTCAGGAAATTCGTCAAAGTCTTGATAGCAGCAAAATATTTGAGACGGCTGCTACCCAAATTGGACAAGCATTTAAAGTTGATCGCTGTCTGATCCATTCTTTCATTAGCTACCCCACTCCCCAAATTCCTTTGGTAGCAGAGTATAATACACTTCCCAGTTATTGCTCCGTCTTGAAATTGGAAGTTCCGATGACGAACAATCCCCACGTAGAGCGGATGATGGCACAAGAAAGTGCGATCGCTTCCCCAGATGTGTACGCCGATCCTTTACTCTACGCAGTTGAACCGATTTGCCGAGAAATTGGGCTGAAGTCGATGCTGTCAATTCGCACCTCCTATCAAGGAGAACCCAATGGGGCGATCGGCTTACATCAGTACAGCTATTTTCGCCAGTGGACATCAGACGAAATCGAATTACTAGAAGCAGTGGCGGCTCAACTGGGTATTGCTCTAGCACACGCTCACTTACTGGAGCAAGAAAAGCGTCAACGGGAAGAACTTACCTTGAAAAATTTTGCCTTGGAACGGGCAAAACGTCAGGCGGAAGCTGCAAATCGGGCAAAAAGTGAATTTTTGGCGATGATGAGCCACGAAATTCGGACTCCGATGAATGCTGTTATTGGCATGACCGATCTGCTGCTGGATACTGACCTCACACCTCAACAGCAAGACTTTGTGGAAACAGTTCGCAGTAGCGGAGATGCTTTGCTTACTATCATTAACGACATTCTAGATTTTTCCAAAATTGAGTCGGGAAAGTTGGAATTAGAAGAACAGCCTTTTGATTTAAGGGCTTGTGTAGAACAGGCTATTTCGCTATTAGCCGCGAAAGCTGCCCAAAAGGATATTGAGCTAGCTTACCTAATCCATCCGCAAGTTCCTACCCAGATCGTCGGCGATATGACACGTCTGCGCCAAGTCTTGATGAATCTCCTCAACAATGCCATTAAGTTTACTGAACATGGAGAAGTAATACTTTCTGTTGAACTGGGGAATTTGGATCGAGAAACTTCTTCCCTATCCTCGATACCTGTAGAAGAGTCGCAAACTCTCTACGAAATTCAATTTGCGATCGCAGATACAGGTATTGGCATTACACCAGAGAAGATGGAGCGGTTATTTCACCCCTTCACTCAGGCTGATGTCTCCATGACTCGACGATATGGCGGCACAGGATTAGGACTGGTCATCAGCAAACGACTAAGTAAGATGATGGGTGGCACTCTTTGGGTAGAAAGTCAAGGTTTTGTGGGTGGCAATCCTAGCCCTAGATGGGAAAGTAGAAAGTTATTATCAAAGAAGGTAGAAAGAAAACTGCCCGACGTTGGCTCTTCCCAAGGTTCAACATTTTATTTCACTATTACTACCCAAATGGCTACTCTGCCAGAACCATCTGAATCAAGCAATTGGCCAGTGCAGTTTGAGGGAAAGCGCCTGTTGATTGTGGATGACAATCTGACCACTTGCAAAATTATCAGTTTGCAAGCAGAGTCTTGGAAAATGGAAACTTATGCTGCCAAATCTGCTAAAGAAGCTTTAGCTCAACTTGCCAAGGGAGTGCAGTTTGATATTGTCATTTTAGATATGCAAATGCCGGAAATAGATGGCATAACTTTAGCTCGTCAAATTCGCCAGCAATCTGGTTGTCAAAATCTGCCTTTAGTGATTCTGACTTCTTTGAGTAGACTCGAAACATCCTTTGACTTTAATGATATCCAGTTTACTGCCTCTTTGAGTAAACCCATTAAACAGTCTCAACTCTCCGATGTTCTTACCCGTGTTTTGGGAAATCAGTCGATCCAAGCCAATATTTCTCATTTTCCCTTGGCCGATCGGTATTTAGCCGATCAATTACCACTACGGATTCTTCTGGCAGAGGACACAGTTATTAATCAGAAAGTTGCCTTACTGATGCTACAGAAAATGGGTTATTCGGCTGATGTCGTCACCAATGGCGTAGAAGTACTGAAGACTCTGCAAAAACAGTATTATGACGTAGTGTTGATGGATATCCAGATGCCCGAAATGGATGGGTTAGAAACAGCTAGGAGAATCTGTCAAGAATGGGAAGTTGGTTTACGTCCCCATATCATTGCGATCACTGCCAATGCAATGCGGGGCGATCGCGAAGTCTATCTTGCTGCTGGTATGGATGATTACCTTAGCAAACCCATTCAACTGCAAGAGTTAGCTCAGGCACTCAGAAAATGTCCACCCCAAAGGAGTCCTGAATTCACTTCCACAGTCAAAGAAGGTAAAGTGATGTGCTTAGAATTGCAACCTTCACAAGATATACCAGAAGAAGGACAAAAACAGACATTAAAAAGCGCCAAAATTGATCCTAAAATTCTCCAATCTTTGCGAGATATGGTCAGGGGAGATAATGTTGCATTTGCTGAACTGATTGAGTGTTATCTTACAGAGACTAAGAAACTGGTGGAAGGTATTAGTACAGCGATCGCCAATCGGGATGCCCAGAATGTATGGAAGATAGCTCATCAACTCAAGTCTAGCAGTGCCTCAGTTGGAGCTATGGCCCTGGCGCAGCTTTGCAAGGTGTTTGAAGCACAGGGAGACAACAGTAAATTAGAAAACAACCTAGAATTACTTACACAACTATACCAGGAATATGAACGAGTTAAAACAGACTTAGAAAAAGAACTTGTGAAGGAAGCATAA